The region CGTCCCGCCGCTCCGCGGGGACGGACGCGTCCATCTCGAAGTGCGCCGCGTACGTCACGGAAAGGTCGAAGGGAAGGCCGGACCTCGCGGAAAGGGTCAGCGCCACCACCAGGTGGAGCGCGGAGGCGCGGACCGCCTCCAGCTCCAGCGCAAAGCCGGCGTACTCCGGCGGGTCGTCCTGCTCTCCGGCGGGCGGGCTCCGGTCCGAGAACAGGACGTGGTGAAGGGTGACGTCGGTGAGGCTCACGCCGGCGCGCGCGAGCCCCGCCCGGACGGTGCCCTCCATCACTGCGCGCCGCGAGGCTCCGTGCGCGCCAGCGTGACGCGCCGCCGCGGCGTGCGCGCCGCCCGGGGCACGCGGAAGCGGCCGCCCGGCACCAGCTCGCCGCGCGCGAAGCGGAGCAGGACGTCGTTGATGCGCGTCTGGTAGCCGGGCCCGCCCGCCTGGAAGAACTCCAGGGCATCCCTGTCGATCCGGATGGAGATCGGCACCTTCTCCCGTCCCGAGGCGGACACGGCGACCGCCCGCCGCAGGTCTTCGTCGGACACGGTCGGAAACTCCGTGGCCGCGTCCGCAATGGCGTCGATCTCCTCGTCGGTGAAGTCGCGCCGGCGGCGACTGCTCATGGTGGCACTCCGTTGTGAGCGTTGAACTCCGCCCGTTCGCTCCGCCGGGCCGGACGCACCCAGATCAGGCGACGGACACCATCCCGCATTGTATATACCACCGCGACGACCAGCCCCCACTGCATGCGCCCGATGGCGACGTACCGCGTCTCGCCCTCGTGGTTGAACGGCCCGAGCCGGAGGTAGTCGAACTCCTCGTCCTGGAAGACGTTCGCGACGTCGTGGAACGAGAATCCGTACGTGGACTCGCACCTCT is a window of Longimicrobium sp. DNA encoding:
- a CDS encoding BrnA antitoxin family protein, whose amino-acid sequence is MSSRRRRDFTDEEIDAIADAATEFPTVSDEDLRRAVAVSASGREKVPISIRIDRDALEFFQAGGPGYQTRINDVLLRFARGELVPGGRFRVPRAARTPRRRVTLARTEPRGAQ
- a CDS encoding BrnT family toxin, producing MQPAPGFAWDAAMNERCESTYGFSFHDVANVFQDEEFDYLRLGPFNHEGETRYVAIGRMQWGLVVAVVYTMRDGVRRLIWVRPARRSERAEFNAHNGVPP